In Desulfofundulus kuznetsovii DSM 6115, the following are encoded in one genomic region:
- a CDS encoding ParB/RepB/Spo0J family partition protein → MSKKRGLGRGLGALIPVVQSEGEGTIQEIRVDEVQPNPRQPRQAIDQEKIQELALSIREHGVVQPIVVRPVSGGKYEIIAGERRWRACRMLGLEFIPAIIRDYGDLEASAISLIENVQREDLNPLEEAVAYRRLIDEFGLTQEDIARLVAKSRPFIANTLRLLSLPPEVQDMLSAGLITAGHARAILSLDDAAAQIAAAREVVSGGLNVRETEELIRRFTGRDDKNHELASKQTSSSIRSKDEELESMEDMLGGALGTRVRIRARRGGRGVIEIAFESRAQLDEIINLLMN, encoded by the coding sequence TTGAGTAAAAAACGCGGTCTTGGTAGGGGGCTGGGTGCCTTAATCCCTGTGGTGCAATCCGAAGGTGAGGGCACGATCCAGGAGATCCGAGTTGACGAAGTGCAGCCGAACCCCCGCCAGCCACGCCAGGCCATTGACCAGGAAAAAATTCAAGAGCTTGCGCTTTCCATACGGGAGCATGGTGTTGTACAGCCCATTGTGGTCCGGCCTGTTTCCGGTGGCAAGTATGAGATCATTGCTGGTGAGCGTCGCTGGCGGGCCTGCCGTATGCTGGGCCTGGAATTTATCCCGGCCATCATCCGGGATTACGGCGACCTGGAGGCTTCGGCCATTTCTTTGATCGAAAATGTGCAGCGGGAAGACCTGAACCCCCTGGAAGAAGCAGTGGCTTATCGCCGGTTGATTGATGAGTTTGGGCTCACCCAGGAAGATATCGCCAGATTGGTGGCAAAGAGCCGGCCATTTATCGCCAACACTTTGCGCTTGTTGAGTTTGCCTCCCGAAGTGCAGGACATGCTCAGCGCTGGTCTGATTACAGCCGGTCACGCCCGGGCCATCCTTTCCCTGGACGATGCGGCCGCGCAAATTGCCGCCGCCCGGGAGGTGGTTTCTGGTGGCTTAAATGTTCGTGAAACCGAGGAACTGATCCGCCGTTTTACCGGCAGAGATGATAAAAACCATGAGCTTGCATCAAAACAGACTTCTTCTTCTATACGTAGTAAGGATGAGGAATTGGAATCTATGGAAGACATGCTTGGTGGTGCCCTTGGTACGAGGGTGCGTATTCGTGCCCGGCGTGGGGGCCGGGGAGTTATTGAAATTGCCTTTGAGAGCCGGGCACAGCTGGACGAAATTATTAATCTTCTCATGAATTAA
- the yyaC gene encoding spore protease YyaC, whose amino-acid sequence MIDKAQEILDFTAGGKTRVHIEDPMAAKKFGYDLFARLERYGALSGQPLVLLCIGTDRSTGDCLGPLVGTRLASSNQDLFAVYGTLDQPVHASNLQEKLDEIYRVHQNPLVIAVDASLGSVDSVGFVTIGDGALHPGAGVNKRLPPVGEIHITGIVNVGGFMEYLVLQNTRLNLVMRMAEVIAQGVLHAITLCSKRETREI is encoded by the coding sequence ATGATTGACAAGGCCCAGGAAATACTAGATTTCACGGCTGGCGGAAAGACAAGGGTTCATATAGAGGACCCCATGGCGGCCAAAAAATTTGGCTATGATCTTTTTGCCCGCCTGGAACGATACGGCGCGCTGTCCGGCCAGCCCCTGGTTCTGTTGTGCATTGGAACCGACCGGTCCACCGGCGACTGTCTCGGCCCGCTGGTTGGCACCAGGCTGGCCTCCAGCAACCAGGATCTTTTCGCCGTCTACGGTACCCTGGACCAGCCTGTTCACGCCAGCAACTTGCAGGAAAAGCTGGATGAAATCTACCGGGTGCACCAGAATCCCCTGGTGATCGCAGTGGATGCCTCACTGGGCAGTGTGGACAGCGTCGGCTTTGTTACCATCGGAGATGGCGCCCTGCATCCGGGAGCCGGCGTAAACAAAAGGCTGCCCCCGGTTGGCGAGATTCACATCACGGGTATTGTTAACGTGGGCGGTTTCATGGAGTACCTGGTTCTGCAGAACACCAGGTTGAATCTGGTTATGCGTATGGCCGAAGTTATCGCCCAGGGGGTACTGCATGCCATAACCCTCTGTTCCAAAAGGGAAACCCGGGAAATTTAA
- a CDS encoding phosphoribosyltransferase: protein MIFTDRVDAGKRLARELAGVCKQDGVVLAIPRGGVVVGAEIARALGMPIDVIIPRKIGAPHNPEVAIGAVTQDGTTFFNHSLFAFLGLEEKDLTGLVEEQKKEIKRRMILYRGREEYPDYSGRCIIIVDDGIATGYTVLAALRWTRQKFKPQKLILAVPVAPRDTLDRLEEEVDQLVVLEIPDDFYAVGQFYRDFSQTTDQEVIQILKERTAQRA from the coding sequence GTGATTTTTACCGACCGTGTTGACGCGGGCAAAAGGCTGGCCAGGGAACTGGCAGGCGTCTGCAAGCAGGACGGGGTGGTGCTGGCCATACCCAGGGGAGGGGTGGTGGTGGGGGCGGAAATCGCCCGGGCACTGGGCATGCCCATCGACGTGATTATCCCGAGAAAAATTGGGGCGCCGCACAATCCAGAGGTGGCCATCGGTGCAGTGACGCAGGACGGAACAACCTTTTTCAATCATTCACTGTTCGCTTTTCTGGGGTTGGAAGAAAAAGATCTGACCGGGCTCGTGGAAGAACAGAAAAAGGAAATAAAAAGGCGGATGATCCTGTACCGGGGCCGGGAGGAATACCCGGACTACAGCGGGCGGTGCATTATCATTGTTGACGACGGCATTGCCACTGGCTACACAGTGCTGGCCGCCCTGCGCTGGACCCGGCAAAAATTCAAGCCCCAAAAGCTCATTCTGGCCGTTCCGGTGGCGCCGCGCGATACCCTGGACCGGCTGGAGGAAGAGGTGGACCAGCTGGTGGTGCTGGAAATCCCGGACGATTTTTACGCCGTGGGACAATTCTACCGGGATTTCAGCCAGACTACCGACCAGGAAGTGATTCAAATACTAAAAGAAAGAACGGCGCAACGGGCGTAA
- a CDS encoding YkuS family protein yields the protein MAKKIAVEENLTGLRELLRKQGYTVVNPGGDENVLAMVITGLDNNTMNMQDITTKVPVIDAAGKTPDQILARIRELG from the coding sequence GTGGCAAAAAAAATTGCTGTCGAAGAAAACTTAACGGGGTTGAGGGAGCTCCTGCGAAAGCAGGGTTATACGGTGGTAAACCCCGGCGGAGATGAAAATGTCCTGGCCATGGTGATTACGGGGCTGGACAACAACACCATGAACATGCAGGACATTACCACCAAGGTACCGGTGATTGATGCGGCCGGGAAAACACCGGATCAGATCTTAGCACGCATCAGAGAACTGGGATGA
- a CDS encoding ParA family protein, with the protein MGKTIAIANQKGGVGKTTTAVNLAAWLSLMGKQVLLVDIDPQGNATSGLGIDKDQLEFSIYDVIIGGRELVAVFVDSSVPGLKLVPANIELAGAEIELVSMADRERVLRKALQPVREKFDYIFVDCPPSLGLLTLNALAAADSVLIPIQCEYYALEGVGQLMNTIHLVQRHLNPQLELEGILLTMFDGRTNLSIQVVEEVKKFFPGQVYRTIIPRNVRLSEAPSHGQPIMIYDRRSRGSEVYHELAKEVMGIE; encoded by the coding sequence TTGGGAAAGACCATTGCCATTGCCAATCAAAAAGGAGGTGTGGGCAAAACAACTACGGCAGTAAATCTGGCGGCATGGCTTTCCCTCATGGGAAAACAGGTCCTTTTAGTGGATATTGATCCCCAGGGTAATGCCACCAGCGGCTTGGGCATTGATAAAGACCAGCTGGAGTTTTCCATTTACGATGTAATCATTGGCGGGCGTGAGCTGGTCGCTGTTTTTGTGGACTCTTCCGTGCCCGGCTTAAAATTGGTCCCGGCCAATATCGAGCTGGCCGGAGCTGAAATTGAACTGGTGTCCATGGCCGACCGGGAGCGTGTCCTGCGCAAAGCACTGCAACCCGTCCGGGAAAAATTTGATTATATTTTTGTTGATTGTCCTCCCTCCCTTGGTTTACTTACCCTTAACGCCCTGGCAGCAGCCGATTCGGTTTTAATTCCCATTCAATGCGAATACTATGCTCTCGAGGGGGTTGGTCAGTTAATGAATACCATTCACCTGGTTCAGAGGCATTTAAACCCCCAGCTGGAGCTGGAGGGCATATTGTTGACCATGTTTGACGGGCGAACCAACCTGAGCATTCAGGTGGTGGAAGAGGTAAAAAAATTTTTCCCCGGCCAGGTTTATAGAACCATAATTCCCCGCAATGTTCGCTTGAGTGAGGCCCCCAGTCACGGACAGCCGATCATGATTTACGATCGCCGTTCCCGGGGGTCGGAGGTTTATCATGAGCTGGCTAAGGAAGTGATGGGCATTGAGTAA
- a CDS encoding YkvI family membrane protein, translating into MPGSGWFRQWFQVSALYVGTVIGAGFASGQEIMQFFIIFGEKGLWGVTMATLLFGVLGFLLMAFTTAVRCSSYMELLPLLMGHRLARLVDWLSLAMLPGGLVVMLAGSGALFHEQFGLPTEAGTLLAGLITSLVILGGLEGVLLSNMILVPVKVCIIALVCLLAVIHHGGWPEITQAGQPLTGTDRHWLWSSVLYVSYNMVVPLAVLSSLGRRVDQRPGALGGLTGGIALGTTAVLVTLAGLIFYPQITHYQVPLLCIAGCLGEGWRHGLGILIWLAILTTAIADAHGFASRLAPGGGMTYRLVGLGTILISLPLARMDFTRLVQLLYPLFGYAGLMIMAGLLITPFRLKLILRDWK; encoded by the coding sequence TTGCCGGGTAGCGGTTGGTTCCGGCAATGGTTTCAGGTTAGCGCCCTTTATGTCGGCACGGTGATTGGAGCCGGGTTCGCCTCCGGTCAGGAGATCATGCAGTTCTTTATTATTTTTGGAGAAAAAGGGCTCTGGGGCGTCACCATGGCTACGCTGCTCTTTGGCGTACTGGGGTTCTTATTAATGGCCTTCACTACGGCAGTAAGATGCAGCAGCTATATGGAACTGCTCCCGCTCTTGATGGGTCACAGGCTGGCCCGGTTGGTGGACTGGCTGAGCCTGGCCATGCTACCGGGAGGACTGGTCGTAATGCTGGCGGGCAGCGGTGCTTTATTCCATGAACAATTCGGTCTGCCTACGGAAGCGGGAACACTGCTGGCCGGGCTGATCACGTCTCTGGTCATTTTAGGCGGGCTGGAAGGGGTACTCTTATCCAACATGATCCTGGTGCCGGTAAAGGTATGCATTATCGCCCTGGTTTGCCTCCTGGCCGTCATTCACCACGGCGGGTGGCCCGAAATTACGCAGGCAGGCCAGCCACTGACAGGCACGGACCGGCACTGGCTCTGGTCCAGCGTGCTTTACGTTTCCTACAACATGGTCGTACCGCTGGCTGTATTGTCTTCCCTGGGGCGAAGAGTGGATCAAAGGCCGGGGGCTTTGGGCGGACTTACCGGAGGGATTGCCCTGGGCACCACGGCTGTCCTGGTCACCCTGGCGGGGCTGATTTTTTATCCCCAGATTACTCACTACCAGGTGCCGCTTTTATGCATTGCCGGCTGCCTGGGGGAAGGCTGGCGGCACGGGTTGGGGATCTTGATCTGGCTGGCCATTTTAACCACTGCTATTGCGGACGCCCATGGTTTTGCCAGCCGCCTGGCCCCCGGCGGAGGCATGACCTACCGCCTGGTGGGACTGGGGACTATTTTAATCTCCCTTCCCCTGGCCAGGATGGATTTTACCCGGCTGGTGCAATTGCTTTATCCGCTGTTTGGTTACGCCGGCCTGATGATCATGGCCGGCCTCTTAATCACGCCTTTCCGGTTAAAGTTGATCCTCAGGGATTGGAAATAG